The DNA region CAAATAGAAGTGTACaacttcattaaaaaaaatatggctTCTCGTAGCTTTCTCTTTATTTATGTGTTAGTCATGTTTTCTCTAGCAGGCATGGCGTTTTCGGACTTGTTCGATGATTTCTACCACCATATTTGTCCCAAAGCTTTACCAACCATTAAACGGGTTGTTGAGGATGCAGTCAGAAAAGAGAGACGAATGGGTGCTTCTTTGCTACGTTTACATTTTCATGATTGTTTCGTTAATGTGAGTTTCTTTTTTATCTCCCACTTAATATTTGGTACTTTGGTTGCTATATATATACGTCGTTATTAATTCTTCTACTTCTTTTTAAATGCAGGGTTGTGATGCTTCGATTCTTCTTGATCAAACTTCTACTATTAATAGTGAAAAGACTTCTCGTGCTAATAACAATTCAGCTAGAGGATTTGAGGtgattgataaaattaaatcagAGGTTGATAAAGTTTGTGGACGTCCAGTTGTATCTTGTGCTGACATCTTAGCTGTTGCAGCTCGTGACTCTGTAGTTGCTGTACGTATTATTACTACTCCCTTATTATCTTAAAATAACTATATACTTCTCTAgcttaattatgaatttgtttCTTAACATGATATTTTTACATGAACAGCTACATGGACCAAGTTGGAAAGTGAAACTCGGAAGAAGAGACTCGACTACAGCAAGTAGAACCGCGGCGAACGACAATATTCCGACTCCGTTTATGGACTTAGCTGCACTTATCAAAAACTTCAAGAAGCAAGGTTTGGATGAGGAAGACCTCGTTGCTCTCTCCGGTTCCCATACACTAGGGTTTGCTCAATGTTTCACCTTCAGGAATCGCATTTACAATGAGACTAACATTGATCCCACCTTTAGAAGACAACGCCAAGCAAATTGTCCACGTAGTGGAGGTGATTCCAATCTTGCTCCACTTGATCCAACACCAGCTCTTTTCGACTCAAAATATTTTAGTGACTTAAGGTCCAAGAAAGGGCTTTTACATTCTGATCAAGCACTATTTAGTGGAGGAAAGACCGATGATCTTGTTGAGAAATATAGTAAAAACTTAGGAATGTTTTCGAAAGATTTTGCTGAGTCTATGATTAAGATGGGTGATATCAAGCCATTGACCGGAAAGCGAGGCCAGATTCGTGTCAACTGCAGGAAGGTGAACTAATTAAGAAGTGCTAATGAAATAATTGTTtgaagaatttatttattttcaattgtaagtgatttttaaaaaaattaatacgcTATCGCCTAAATGTACATGTTGTATTTCATCAGAAAGGTGGAAACACAAGAGGGACCGAACCATACCTCCAAAATAATTCGGAGTCAAGCTctccaaaaaaattgtaattgtGATGTTTGCTAGTTTGGATTCTTTTTGTCATTTCATATATATCTTGTTATTTCATTTGGGGTTcattatctttaaaattgtttgacaaattaattatttacataagttataaaaaaaataaaaaagaaaggtaATCATGTCccctttttctttgatttatacTTTTGCCTTTTAATTTACGAGGTAAGAGTTCAAATCAAATCCCTTGCTACCCAAggcaaatttaatttaaaaagaaaaaagaaagggaaTAGCTATCCTTAACTACTCTCAGAGTGGTTTATAATAGTATAACAAATTTGTACAATCAATATACATTATATACAAGTTAAATCGTTTTAAATTTACTGTTGTTCATCAAGGGAGAAGTAACTTGCTGCAATTTTCTttgtagaaaatatatttatttattttttattaaaatatcccCAATTAATCAAAGTGTTATATATCTTCATGAGAATAAATAGAAGAGGGGGTGCTAATTATTTATCTTTGTGTTGTAGAAAATATCTGATTAATGAgataacgtgttgtaaaatGAATGTccacataaatatattttatgttgcAAGATAAATATGAAGATAAAAATACACACAATATGTTATGTGTTTTATATTAGCTAACTGTATAATAAACTTGATGTCCAAGTATATACACTTATATATACCCCTCTTCttataacaacaaaaataacaaaagcaAGTGAAAAATTAATAGTTTTCTCTTCCCTCTCTTCTTATTGTGTAGTTTATTCTTGCATtagttcttattttattttacaacacggtctttattttataacaataagTTCCCTTTCTTACTCCAATCACGAAATAATAATCAggttaatatatttatttgcgGGTCTCAACTTTGACAACTTAACAATTGGAGAATCGacaccttaattaattaattgctaTCTTCAACCataaaattttcttctttttcattatatttattgtattCTCTTCAACAAAATGAGCAATAAGCAAATTGATAATATTATAGGCCTGGTGGACTAATTTGACCTTCAATATCAAATCATATATAGAAGTAGCACCTGAATCATATCCCAACACCAACTCTAATTAAGGAGGCTAGATTGTATTCTCCTAAAAATTCAGATAACAACTACTCCCTCTCtccattattttctttgtccGTATCAACTTGGTATACCTTTAAGAAGCAAATCaaacaattaaacaaaatgataattttattatactATCATTTTTTGAATATACTCATAAGTTAAATACTTTGAGAAAtgctttgaaaaataattatagttaATAAGAAGAATACATTAGAAATTAAgcgatagttttttttttttaattttttaaaattgaacaaataaaagtaaatatatatttttggtatATATACGGGATGAAAGTAGTACTAATGAAACTATATACTATAATTTTGACAAAAGGAGATAATTTTGCTACATTCTGACCAAGTTCaattaatacaaatttcattatACAGAATCagtataaacaaattaaaagagacATAAACGTATTATCAAACATAGTTGTTGATCTACTTTGTCACATATCTTCTCTTCAtcaatattttgtttaaaagatTTTTCGATGAGACACGTTATGGCAATGGGCCATTAATTGATTAATATTGAATTAACGtaccatataaataataattaatgaatgaGCCAATAATAAACTAGACCAAAGGAAAGTATCCACTCTATTCTTTAATGAACTAATAAAGACCTTCATCAATTATGATCAATGTTATCCAATGGTTACCATCATTATATATAACNAAGTTAAATACTTTGAGAAATGctttgaaaaataattgtagTTAATAAGCAGAATACATTAGAAATtaagtgataattttttttaatttttttaaaaattgaacaagtaaaagtaaataTCTATTTTTGGTATATATAGTGGATGAAAGAAGTACTAATGAAACTATATACTATAATTTTGAAGAAAGGAGATAATTTTGCTACATTCTAACCAAGTTCaattaatacaaatttcattGTACAAAATGagtataaacaaattaaaagagacATAAAACGTATTATTCAAACATAGTTGTTGATCTAATTTGTCACATATCTTCTCTTCATCAATATTTTGAAAGATTTTTCGATGAGACACGTTATGGCCATGGGCCATTAATTGATTAATATTGAATTAACGtaccatataaataataattaatgaatgaGCCAATAATAAACTAGACCAAAGGAAAGTATCCACTCTATTCTTTAATGAACTAATAAAGACCTTCATCAATTATGATCAATGTTATCCAATGGTTACCATcattatatataacttaattacTTGCATGTTGTTAACgctgata from Solanum stenotomum isolate F172 unplaced genomic scaffold, ASM1918654v1 scaffold5749, whole genome shotgun sequence includes:
- the LOC125852805 gene encoding cationic peroxidase 1-like, with protein sequence MASRSFLFIYVLVMFSLAGMAFSDLFDDFYHHICPKALPTIKRVVEDAVRKERRMGASLLRLHFHDCFVNGCDASILLDQTSTINSEKTSRANNNSARGFEVIDKIKSEVDKVCGRPVVSCADILAVAARDSVVALHGPSWKVKLGRRDSTTASRTAANDNIPTPFMDLAALIKNFKKQGLDEEDLVALSGSHTLGFAQCFTFRNRIYNETNIDPTFRRQRQANCPRSGGDSNLAPLDPTPALFDSKYFSDLRSKKGLLHSDQALFSGGKTDDLVEKYSKNLGMFSKDFAESMIKMGDIKPLTGKRGQIRVNCRKVN